In a genomic window of Thermodesulfatator atlanticus DSM 21156:
- the tsaB gene encoding tRNA (adenosine(37)-N6)-threonylcarbamoyltransferase complex dimerization subunit type 1 TsaB: MLDFKSSLQQEKLVLAIETATPVGGVAIVGEKVLGEITLASAETHSRRLLSSAEFLLKRLGLSLSDLSAIGVSIGPGSFTGLRIGLATAKGLHFATGLPLIGVGTLLALAHQLFLTDKLVCAALDARRKQLYAALYKFEKGEPKEILPSSLLGPEKLANYIKEPVIFVGDGAEAFSEKLKPILGDKFLRAPAHLDHPRAANIGFVARKRFLSGLVDDPLKLLPIYLRPSEAELKRVRVGHG, translated from the coding sequence ATGCTGGATTTTAAATCTAGCCTCCAACAAGAAAAACTGGTTTTGGCCATTGAAACCGCAACCCCGGTAGGCGGGGTTGCTATCGTAGGGGAAAAAGTCCTTGGGGAGATAACCCTTGCCAGCGCTGAAACCCACTCGAGAAGGTTACTTTCCTCGGCAGAGTTTCTTTTAAAACGCCTTGGACTTTCTCTTAGCGATCTTTCCGCTATTGGGGTAAGCATTGGCCCGGGAAGTTTTACAGGGCTCCGTATAGGCCTTGCCACAGCAAAAGGCCTTCATTTTGCCACAGGGCTCCCCTTGATAGGTGTGGGGACCCTTTTAGCCCTTGCTCATCAGCTTTTCTTAACAGACAAGCTTGTTTGTGCGGCGCTTGATGCTAGACGAAAGCAGCTTTACGCTGCCTTGTATAAATTCGAAAAAGGCGAACCAAAAGAGATTCTTCCCTCTTCTCTTCTTGGCCCCGAAAAACTTGCCAACTACATCAAAGAACCTGTCATTTTTGTGGGCGATGGCGCAGAGGCTTTCTCTGAAAAATTAAAACCCATTTTAGGGGACAAATTTTTGAGAGCGCCAGCTCATCTTGATCATCCTCGTGCAGCAAACATAGGGTTTGTTGCGCGCAAGCGTTTTCTTTCAGGGTTAGTCGATGACCCTTTAAAACTGCTTCCCATTTATTTGCGGCCCTCTGAGGCTGAACTTAAAAGGGTTAGGGTAGGGCATGGCTAA
- a CDS encoding Crp/Fnr family transcriptional regulator: MENKKDFLAQTILFKGLSQEQLEALSRITYPKSLKKGEIIFTEGEPARGFYLIHQGRVKIFKESPSGKEQILHILGDGEPFGEVPVFAGLDFPANALALSPCKLFYIPRQEFVALIREDPSLALNMLGILSRRLRQLVNMVEALSLKEVSERLASYLLYLSEQTGKPHFDLGMNKSQLASFLGTSPETLSRMFSKLQRLGLIRVKGKEVEILAREGLAEIAAGIKLFSF, encoded by the coding sequence ATGGAAAACAAAAAAGATTTCCTTGCTCAAACGATTCTTTTTAAGGGGCTTTCTCAGGAACAACTTGAGGCCCTAAGCCGAATCACTTACCCTAAGAGCCTTAAAAAGGGCGAAATCATCTTTACCGAGGGTGAACCAGCCCGAGGGTTTTATTTAATTCACCAGGGAAGGGTAAAAATTTTTAAAGAGTCCCCCAGCGGAAAGGAGCAAATCCTTCATATCCTAGGTGATGGCGAGCCTTTTGGGGAAGTGCCTGTCTTTGCTGGTCTTGATTTTCCTGCAAATGCCTTGGCACTTAGCCCCTGTAAACTCTTTTATATTCCGCGCCAAGAATTCGTAGCCCTTATCAGGGAAGACCCGTCTCTTGCCCTGAACATGCTGGGCATTCTTAGCAGACGCTTGCGTCAATTGGTAAACATGGTGGAAGCCCTATCGCTTAAGGAAGTTTCCGAAAGGCTTGCATCTTATCTTCTTTATCTTAGCGAGCAAACTGGTAAGCCACATTTTGACCTTGGCATGAACAAGAGCCAACTTGCGAGTTTCCTTGGCACTTCTCCTGAGACCCTTTCACGCATGTTTAGCAAACTTCAAAGACTTGGACTTATCAGGGTAAAGGGCAAAGAAGTTGAGATTTTAGCAAGAGAAGGCCTTGCTGAGATTGCCGCAGGTATTAAACTTTTTTCGTTTTAA
- a CDS encoding C-GCAxxG-C-C family protein, protein MDKINLKRRDFFKGTGALLLGVAAGKILPVSDAQAKGVNVEKWPWPYEKLDPVETAEIAYKQWYKWFCGASVVHSVFYQLRKKIGEPYTLFPVEAFIFAEGGVAGWGTICGSLLGANVVTNVIIGPRTGGSHLGALMGSEIMEWYCEANMPVYVPKKPKVPVDKIPHTVSNSPLCHVSVGKWMKKANKPLGSPERRDRCARVTASVAYHLVELLNKWKDGKYETEGEFPSGDYSIPAQHNCEECHGDNVPEPPGSED, encoded by the coding sequence ATGGACAAAATCAATTTGAAACGAAGAGATTTTTTTAAGGGGACAGGTGCTCTTCTTTTGGGTGTGGCGGCGGGAAAAATTCTTCCAGTTTCTGACGCCCAGGCAAAAGGTGTAAATGTTGAAAAATGGCCCTGGCCTTATGAAAAATTAGACCCGGTAGAAACAGCAGAGATTGCTTATAAACAATGGTACAAGTGGTTCTGTGGTGCATCGGTAGTTCATAGCGTGTTTTACCAGCTGCGTAAAAAAATAGGCGAACCATATACATTGTTTCCTGTAGAAGCTTTTATTTTTGCAGAAGGAGGAGTTGCCGGGTGGGGAACCATTTGTGGTTCATTGCTTGGCGCCAATGTAGTTACAAACGTTATCATAGGCCCGCGTACTGGAGGAAGCCACTTAGGTGCGCTTATGGGAAGTGAAATAATGGAGTGGTACTGTGAAGCTAATATGCCGGTATACGTACCTAAAAAGCCCAAGGTTCCTGTAGATAAGATTCCACACACTGTTTCTAATTCTCCTCTGTGTCACGTCTCCGTTGGAAAATGGATGAAAAAGGCTAACAAGCCATTAGGCAGCCCTGAAAGACGTGACCGATGTGCCAGAGTAACCGCAAGTGTTGCTTATCATTTGGTAGAGTTATTGAACAAATGGAAAGATGGGAAGTATGAAACCGAGGGAGAATTTCCTTCTGGTGATTATAGCATCCCTGCACAGCACAATTGTGAAGAATGCCACGGTGATAATGTTCCTGAACCCCCAGGAAGTGAGGACTAA
- a CDS encoding cytochrome c3 family protein, which produces MKHNSNLLRAGLGIIILLVFPYVVNAAVQIEIFSPPNKVWVTEKRIFLAGTVSGEVKKIEIKGVKVVSPRGKIIPDAGAFGAIIELKKGLNRLKISADGVSIKYEIFYLSPKEQKKGMKPPKGFKHFFVHKDPELISCKECHSFRRGKYNFKRNVPAQANCTTGNCHATQGKAPFVHGPVGAKVCIACHSPHGSFNELELSKTGQDLCFSCHQAKKEEFAKEIVHVPVEEGCIDCHDPHQSNMRFQLKGDGKTISSLCFNCHEKEMFTQKHMHGPVATGDCIACHSPHASDYKALLMAPPEKGQVCFECHQDRKEDFTMKFVHDPAQEDCSQCHDPHSSPYRFQLIKQKEKLCATCHQELTPEIFTAMNEKYPHKPVKNGDCVACHRPHSSNYELLLANDLTTLCFNCHVDLGDYIKESKFKHGPVQTGDCIACHNVHGSQYVSLLVKYFPPKFYIDYKPENYDLCFACHNKDIARNKLTNVLTNFRDGEFNLHYLHVHRKKGRTCIACHDPHASNQAKHIRYEVPFGAWAYPISFKKTPTGGTCIVGCHAPKSYDRLRPVFWKPPTQ; this is translated from the coding sequence AATGCAGCTGTACAAATTGAAATTTTTTCTCCTCCTAACAAAGTATGGGTTACAGAAAAAAGAATTTTTCTCGCAGGAACGGTATCCGGCGAGGTTAAAAAGATAGAAATCAAAGGAGTAAAGGTTGTTTCTCCTCGCGGTAAAATCATTCCCGACGCAGGAGCCTTTGGGGCCATTATAGAACTGAAAAAGGGTCTCAACAGACTGAAAATTTCTGCTGATGGTGTCTCCATAAAATATGAAATTTTTTATCTCTCCCCTAAGGAACAAAAAAAGGGTATGAAGCCACCTAAAGGTTTTAAACACTTTTTTGTCCACAAAGACCCTGAATTGATATCATGTAAAGAATGCCATTCTTTTAGAAGAGGGAAGTACAATTTTAAAAGAAATGTCCCGGCACAAGCTAATTGTACTACTGGTAATTGTCATGCTACCCAGGGTAAAGCTCCTTTTGTGCACGGGCCAGTAGGCGCCAAGGTATGCATTGCCTGTCATTCTCCCCATGGTTCTTTTAATGAATTAGAACTTAGCAAAACAGGCCAAGATCTTTGTTTTTCATGCCACCAAGCAAAAAAAGAGGAATTTGCCAAAGAAATAGTACATGTTCCCGTAGAAGAAGGTTGTATCGATTGTCATGACCCCCATCAATCAAATATGCGTTTTCAATTAAAAGGAGATGGAAAAACAATTAGTAGTTTGTGTTTTAACTGTCATGAAAAAGAAATGTTTACCCAAAAACATATGCATGGTCCTGTGGCGACGGGTGATTGCATTGCCTGTCACTCCCCTCACGCATCGGATTATAAAGCACTCCTTATGGCACCACCTGAAAAAGGACAAGTATGTTTTGAGTGTCATCAAGACAGAAAAGAAGACTTTACTATGAAATTTGTTCACGATCCTGCCCAGGAAGATTGTAGTCAGTGTCATGATCCTCATAGTTCTCCTTATCGTTTCCAATTAATAAAACAAAAAGAGAAGCTGTGTGCCACGTGTCATCAGGAATTAACGCCTGAAATCTTTACTGCTATGAATGAAAAATATCCACATAAACCTGTAAAAAATGGCGATTGTGTAGCTTGCCATCGTCCACATTCTTCAAATTATGAACTACTGTTAGCTAACGATTTGACGACCTTGTGTTTTAATTGCCACGTTGATCTAGGAGACTATATCAAGGAATCAAAATTCAAACATGGCCCTGTGCAAACAGGAGATTGTATAGCTTGTCACAATGTGCATGGCTCTCAATATGTTTCTCTACTAGTAAAATATTTTCCACCTAAATTTTATATCGATTATAAGCCAGAAAACTATGATTTATGTTTTGCTTGTCATAACAAAGATATTGCTCGAAATAAACTTACAAATGTATTAACTAATTTCCGAGATGGAGAATTCAACTTACATTACTTACATGTTCATAGAAAAAAAGGAAGGACATGTATAGCATGTCATGATCCCCATGCAAGCAACCAGGCAAAACACATCCGCTATGAAGTGCCTTTTGGGGCCTGGGCTTACCCCATTTCGTTCAAAAAGACCCCTACAGGAGGAACTTGTATCGTAGGGTGCCATGCACCGAAAAGTTATGATCGCTTGCGTCCTGTTTTTTGGAAACCCCCAACTCAATAA